Genomic segment of Candidatus Acidiferrales bacterium:
TACCAGGAACTGAACCGCGAAGTGCGGCTGTTTGAGGTGCTGAGCCAGCTCTTTGACGTCTATTTCGCCGAACGGAAATTCGACCAGGCCACCGACGTCCTCGAACAGTTGGTGGACATTGATGCTTACGAAGGGGGCCAGTCAGGGCGGCTCGAGGAGTTGCAGGGGAAAGCCGACCCGCGGCGGTTGAGCGTCATTCGCCAGCGGATCAATCAAGCTTCGACTGTCCGCGCGCCTCAAGCGGCGACGGCCACCGGGAGCGAAGGGGCGGCAGAAGCCGTCGCGCTTGATATCGAAAGTGAACGCCAGCGCAACCAGCTCGAAGACATGATGGTGCAGGTGGAAATTTTTCTGCGCTATTCCTTGCGGGCGAAGGCGATCGAGAAACTCGACCGCATTGCCGAGCTCTACCCTGAGCAAGGCGAACGCAATGAGCGCCTCCGGAGCCTCTTTGCCCAGGCCGATTACTGGCCCAAGATCACCCAGCCAGCCGTCCGCACCGAAGAGCCGACGACGCCGGTGAGCGACCTGGCCAAAATTTCTGAAATCACTCACGCCATCTATCGCCAGGCCGTCCCGAAAGGGGTAGTGGCCACGGCCGTCAATGAAATCGGAAAGTACTTGCGCGTCAGCCGATGCCTGGGAGCGATTGGCGCCCCCGGCGGGTCGCCCACCATGGCCGCGGAATTTTGCGCTCCCGGAATCTCCGCTTGGTCGGCGAGCGACATCTTGAAGTTGCTGTCGTTGGTCGGGCAGCAGGCGCCGGACGCTTCCGGCGTGGTGGCGTTGGAAGCCGGTCAGGTGCCCGAGCTGCGCCATCTGGACATCGAGTCCGGTCTGGCCGTCACGCTGGTGGACAAGGAGCAGCAGGTTCCGGCCGGGGTTTTGCTGATTGAGCAGTCGGGTGAGGCGCGCCGGTGGAAGCCCAGCGAGATCTATATGCTCAAGACGCTGGGCGACCAGGTGGTGATCGCCGTGAACCATGCTCGGCTGCGATCGCTGATGAAGACGCTCTCTGTCTCCGACGAACGAACGGGATTGCTCAGCCGCAGCTCTTACTTGGATTGTTTGCTGTCGGAGATGGGCCGGGCGAAAGTGCAAGGCACCCCCCTGGCGGTGGCGGTGGTGGAAGTAGATCACGGCCAACAGATTGCCCATCAGTTTGGGGAGATGGCGGTGAACACGGTGATGGAGCGGCTCGCCCAGGGCGTGCTGGCCAACGTTCGCCAAAATGACATCGCCATCCGCTATGGCGCGTGGTCGATCGCGCTCGTCTTGCCGGACACGACTGCCGCCAACGCCAAAGGGTTCTACGCCAAGCTCGGCCGGGTGACCGGCAACCTCAAGCTGACGGCTGACGCCAAGCCGGTTTCGCTGAGCGCGGCGATCTGCGAGGCGGCCGTGCGGCCCGACTACGAGGTGGAAGACGCCGTCACCGACCTGATCAACCGGGTTGAGTTTTCGCTGGAGGAAGCACACCGCCGCGGCGGAAACTGTACCATTGAACTTTGAACTCGAAACGCGAAAAACGAAGCCCCTTACTTGGCAATTTTTGTTTTTCGAATCTCGAAAGGACAGCTTTCTTAGTCCACTGTTCGAGGACAAGTG
This window contains:
- a CDS encoding diguanylate cyclase, with protein sequence MPEELEKHLERAKKFLSRNRVEDAIEAYRAALQLDSGNVEILRTLAELYTRLNDAGRAGEHWGLLFDRYTATEDAAKAVMLYSKYLRFAPQPPERRRLLAIMMEKQGKPEAPEHYAAAADAFQRSGRGEAALECWERMAALQPDRLELQLRVGELGEKIGRQDCAARAWRRAGQLALAEGDTRKAREWLEHANELVPGDRTTSLALAETYLAKSQSQQAVHLLRPLEPSCIDDPGFLSTYGETLMQEGHLGDAERILERLYRLRPNGFDRLFELTSRYFQAKQTGTAMALLGRLRQRLSEARRLAEFEERLHSLWQDNRSSGSLGEYCATFYQELNREVRLFEVLSQLFDVYFAERKFDQATDVLEQLVDIDAYEGGQSGRLEELQGKADPRRLSVIRQRINQASTVRAPQAATATGSEGAAEAVALDIESERQRNQLEDMMVQVEIFLRYSLRAKAIEKLDRIAELYPEQGERNERLRSLFAQADYWPKITQPAVRTEEPTTPVSDLAKISEITHAIYRQAVPKGVVATAVNEIGKYLRVSRCLGAIGAPGGSPTMAAEFCAPGISAWSASDILKLLSLVGQQAPDASGVVALEAGQVPELRHLDIESGLAVTLVDKEQQVPAGVLLIEQSGEARRWKPSEIYMLKTLGDQVVIAVNHARLRSLMKTLSVSDERTGLLSRSSYLDCLLSEMGRAKVQGTPLAVAVVEVDHGQQIAHQFGEMAVNTVMERLAQGVLANVRQNDIAIRYGAWSIALVLPDTTAANAKGFYAKLGRVTGNLKLTADAKPVSLSAAICEAAVRPDYEVEDAVTDLINRVEFSLEEAHRRGGNCTIEL